GTCAGATTGGCATGGAACTTCGTACCGCAATTCAGGGAAAAGAAATTTCCAAGTTCCGCGATCAGGAAGACCAATATCCGATCGTTCTTCGCTATAACGACTATGTGCGAGAAAATATCGACCGTCTGATGAACCTCAAAATCACATACCGCGATATGACCACAGGCCTCCTGCGTCAGATTCCTCTTTCCTCTGTAGCTACAATTAAATACCAGAATACATACGGAGGCATTAACAGACAAAACGTACAACGTATCATTACGGTCTATTCGAACGTGCTTTCCGGATATACCCCTGTCGAAATCAACGCCCGGCTGAAGGAGGTTATTAAAAGCCTCCCTGCACCCGAGGGCGTTACAATTGATATTACCGGGGAACGCGAAGACCAGCTCGAAGCTATGCAGTTCCTGAGCAAAGCACTCCTGATCTCCCTTGCCCTCGTTTTCTTCATTCTTATTACCCAGTTCAACTCAATAGGAAAAACAATTATCATCCTTCTTGAAGTACTGTTTAGCATTATCGGGGTTCTTCTGGGCTTCGACATCTTCAACATGACTTTCTCGATTATTATGACCGGTATGGGCATTGTGGCTCTGGCCGGCATTGTTGTACGAAACGGGATCCTGCTCGTTGAATTTACTGACGTGCTCCAGGAACGCGGTATGGAAATGAAAGAAGCTGTTGTTGAGGCCGGAAAAACAAGAATTACTCCTGTACTTCTTACAGCTACATCTGCCATCCTCGGTCTTATTCCTCTGGCCATCGGTCTGAATATCGATTTCGGCTCCCTGTTTGCCCGTCTCAATCCCCATATCCATCTTGGCGGCGACAGCGTTGCCTTCTTTGGACCCCTGGCCTGGACCATCGTATTCGGTCTTGCTTTCGCTACCTTCCTCACACTCATCTTCATTCCCGTTATGTACTATATCCTGTATCATGGCGGCGCAGCAATTAAAAGAAGGTTCAATGCAGCCTTCCGGCCTGAAAAGAATGTCGATCTCGAACAACTTTATTAAAATGTAAATTCAAACCTTCATATTTTTCAGGCGGTTCGCATATTCTGTGAATCGCCTGAATTATTTGATAGAATTGCACGGCTTACTTTTACTAATTTTAGCACATGCATCTACGCTCTAAGATATGGTTCCTGAGTTTGATACTCTGCCTGCAGGCCTTCGGCCTGAAAGCACAGAATTCTCCGAACCGTCCGCGGGTTGGCCTGGTATTGAGCGGCGGCGCTGCCAAAGGACTTGCACATATTGGAGTTCTCAAAGTTCTCGAAGAAGCAGGAATTCCCATTGATATGGTAGCCGGTACCAGTATGGGCAGTATTGTGGGCGGACTCTATGCACTGGGCTATTCCGCCGATTCCCTTGAAAAAATAGCCCTTTCTCAAAACTGGGCTGCCCTGCTCCTTGACGAAGTATCCCGGGACAATTACTCCAATGATGAAAAAGACGAATTCGACAAATACATGGTCTCTTTTCCCGTAAAAGATCTTCGACCCCGCTTGCCGGGCGGACTAAAAACCGGACAGAATATTTCCCTGTTCCTGAACCGGCTCACCCTTCCTGCCTATTCCGTTTCCGATTTTAACCAATTGCCGCGACCCTTCCTCTGTATTGCCGCCGACATTGTCACCGGCGATGAAGTAGTGCTCCGAAAAGGAAACCTCGCCCAGGCCCTGCGGGCAAGCATGGCAATTCCCTCGGTCTTTACACCCGTGCAAATCGATAACCACCTGCTCGTCGACGGTGGTATCGTTAACAACTTCCCTGCAGACCACCTGAAGGAAATGGGTGCCGATATTATCATCGGAGTTAATCTTGGCTTTCGCCTTCATTCAGAAAATGAACTGAATTCCCTCTCTTCCATACTGGAACAGTCAGTATTTTTCAGGGCCGCTGAACGCAACAAGCAGAATCAAAAACTGGTTGATATTCTTATTCAGCCTGATGTCTATAAGAATTTTACTGCCGCCAGCTTTAATGAAGCAGCCAAACTGATTGCCGAAGGCGAACGCGCGGCCCGTGCTGTATGGCCCCAATTGAAAGCACTGGCCGACAGCCTTGCAAAATACCAGCCATCCTCCCCTCCTTCCCTCCCACCAACGCCTGAATTCTTAGATATTACCAGCATTAATATAAACGGCCTGAAAAATGTTTCCAAAAGCTTTGTACTTAACAAAATAAAATTTGACGTTCCTGGTTATTACAGTATTCAGGAAATTGAAAACGCCGTAGAACTGCTTTACGGTACACGATTCTTCAGCAAGGTTGAATATGCCCTTGTGCAAAACCCTGATTCCGGCGTCAACCTGATCTTTGATCTGGATGAAATCGATTACGATCTCCTTCGGGTTGGCGGAAAATATGACTCGGAATACAAAGCCACTTTATTGGTTAATACAACATTCCGAAATCTTTTTCTGAAGGGTTCTCGGCTAACCCTGGATTTTCGCCTGGGAGATCTTTCCCGCATAAAAGCCGCTTATACCATCCACTCCGCACTTCATACGGCACGAAGAGAGCAATGGATCAATGCTCCCTGGCTTCTCGCTGTCTTCCCTGATGTCACCTTGTCAACAGAATTCAGCCGCTATAATTATTATACCTATTCCGGCAATATCAAATCCGCTCTCTATAACATTTCAAAAACTAACCTTCAGCTGAAATCAACCAATAATTTCAGCAATTCTGTTTCACTTAGTTCCGACCTGTCTCTTGATTATTCTGCTACCGACGCAAAGTTCGTTACCTATAACCTGAGCGAGTCATATTCTCATCTCTTTGCCAGCCTGGGAACAACTTTGCTTGTCGATACCCGCGATTCGTATTTTGTGCCTAACCGAGGATTATATACCTTTCTCCGTGCTGAAGCCATTCAGGATATCTCTTCCGGGAAAAATGATATTGAAGATATCGTTCGCCTTATTGGAAAATGGAGCATTTCCCTCCCCCTTGTGAGAAATAAACTGGTCCTTTCTCCGCAGACAATGATCGGATATAATTTTAAGCCGGTCTCTGTTCCTGATTACAGCCTGTATATAGGCGGTAACAGCATTCACCCTGTAAATGAAGGTTCTTTCCCTTTCCCTGGCATAGAATATTTCGAAAGGTCAGGCCAGGCTGTCTTTGTTCAGAATGTGCAGTTTCAGTTTCAGATGTTTCAGAATCATTATATTATCGCCCAGGGAAATATGGGTAGTGCGCAGGAATCAATATATAATCTCCTGGTGAACCGCCCGTTTTACGGTGTCTGTCTTTCTTACTGCTATAACAGCGTAGTTGGTCCTCTTATTATTTCAGTCCATTCCAGTGAAATCCATCCGGCTCCCGGATTTTTCCTGAGCTTTGGATACAGACTTTGATCCGCAAGGGCCGCTTCCTCTGCGTTTCAGCGGGGTTGACCCGGATGCTTTCACAATAACCCACCCACTGCACAATAGTTCGCTTGCTTTCCTGATGCGCAACAGGGGCTTATCGTATTCAAAAAATCTCAGGAAATAGAACGAGATAAGTCAATAGAAACACAAAAAACATTTCAACAACTTGTTTCTATTGACTTATCGAGGTAATCCCGACTGATAAAATCTGATTAGATTTTGTTAGTCGATTCATCAATTGAGTTTTTCAATTGACGAATTTGGAATAAATAAGGAAGAAATAATGGTGTCTGAAATGAACATTCCGGTATTCGTTAACCTGTACCTGCCTCTTTTAACTTCGATGTGACCCTTTCCGGCATATTTTGAAATGCCTTTGATAAAATACCTTGCAAGTTCTTCTCCGAATTTCTCTCTGATTTCCTCTTCAGTCACCCCATCATCAGTTCGAAGTGCCGTTAAAAGGTATTCATTGTACAGGTCCTTGTCGGATAATTGCTCCTCCTCATAATATCGTTTGCCTTCCTTTATTGCCAGTATGTAATGGTAAAGCGAGGAAATATTCCACCTTCGTGAAATCCCATTGTAGGAATGCGCTGAAGGTCCTATACCACAATATATCTTTCCCTCCCAGTATCCTTTGTTATGCCTTGCCATAAAGCCTTCGCGGCAGAAATTGGAAATTTCATAATGCCGGTACCCCAGGCTGGCCGAAAATTCACACAGCATCATGTATTGTTCAAATTGTTCTTCTTCACCGGGCAAACTAACCTCCTCTTCAACAATATCCTGATAAAGAACCGTTCCCTTCTCAGGGGTTAGTAAATAGGCTGAAAAATGAGGAATATCAAAACGTTCCAGTATGTGCAGATCCTGAAAAAGGTGATCCGCTGTATATCCCGGGGAACCATAAATTAAATCAATACTTATGCTGGGAATCCCTTCCTGCCGGAGGATATCAATGGCTTCCATGGCTTTGCCTGCAGTATGCCTTCTGTCCATAAACTTCAGGACAAAATCCTGAAAAGATTGTACACCCAGGCTTATCCTGTTGATTCCTGCTCTTCTGAGCGCCTGCACAAAATCCCTGCTGATATCATCAGGATTGGCTTCCAGGGTAATTTCCGGACAGGAATCTACCTGAAACCAGTTCTTTATATTGTCAATGCACTTTTTATAAAAATCGGGAGCCATCAGACTGGGAGTTCCTCCTCCAAAATAGATACTTTCAACTGCCTCCTTCCCGAGATAACCTCTTCGTTCTTCCATTTCCTTTTGCAGGCATTCGCCCAGTTCCTGCATCCGCCTCAAATCAATAGTATGGTAAAAATCACAGTAAACACAGGATGATTTGCAGAATGGAATATGAAAATAGATTCCGGCCATTTTCCTGTAACTCTTAATAAAGAAATATGTTTACTTTGTACACATTAATTCCCGGAAAATACACTGTAATGTACAACAAGGATAATATCTTCTGGTGGGTTGCATCACTGGTATGGATAATTTTAATTGGCATTCTTTCTCTTTTACCTCCCTCTGAACTATCCGGCTGGAGTTTTCTTCATATACCAGGTATGGATAAAGTGCTGCATGCCTTATTCTACGTTATCCTGGCAATCTTCCTCTCCAATACCATGTTTCAGGAATTGAAAACGAGCAAACTGAAAATCAGAATCATGACCATACTCCTCTGCCTGTCTTACGGTCTGTTGATCGAATTCCTTCAGCCTTTGACCGGACGTTCCAAAAGTTTTTATGATCTGTTGGCCGACATGGGTGGTGCAATAGTCGGAACTTTGCTTTTCTACCAGATTCGTAAAATAAAAATCCGTTGGTTGGGCTAACTCAGATCGTTTCTTCACCCTTCAGAACATCGGCAATGGTTTCATTAGCCAGCATTTCCCTGAACGTATCCCTGATCGGTGCATACTTTTCATGCAGCACACAGGGTTTATGACGCATGGAACAACGTGCACTGCCAATAATACACTGATTGAGAAAATCCGTATTGTCTACTGTTTCAATTATCTGAAGCAAAGTAATTTTTTCAGCCGGCTTCCCCAGAGTAAAGCCTCCCGTAGGACCTTTCATTGAATCCAGCAGCTTTTTTCTCGCCAAAACCTGCAGAATCTTCCCCAGGAAAAAGGCTGGAATCTGCAATTCTTTTGCAATAACCTTTATGCCAAGCCGCTTGCTTTTTGAACTGTGACTGGCAATATAGATCATTGCCCTGATGGCATACTTGCTGGTATTTGATAACATACACTATGATTTAACCGGAATTTTCTGTATCCTACGTTCATGCCTTCCTCCCTCAAAGGATGCCTCCAGAAACGCTTTGACAATCTTAAAAGCTTCCATTTCACTGATAAAGCGCGCAGGCAAAGCACATATATTCGCATTGTTATGCTGACGCGCCAGAGATGCTATTTGCTCGTTCCAGCATACCGCCGAGCGGATACCCTGATGCTTGTTCGCTGTCATATTGATCCCGTTTCCGGTTCCGCATAAGGTGATCCCCAAAGGATACTGACCTCTTTCAATAGCCTCCGCTATCAGATGCCCAAAATCAGGATAGTCACTTGAATCACTGTTGTATGCACCAAAATCCTTCACCGTATACCCCATATTCTTCAAATACTCAATGATCCTCTGCTTCATAAAATACCCTGCATGATCGGATGCAATAGCAATCTTTTTCTCCATATTCGCGTTTGTTTTGTTGCTCCAAAAGTAATAAAAGCAAAAGATTTAAAATAAAAAAGACCTTTTTATCTTATGCTTCAATAAACACACTCATTTACCCCCAGATGACAAAAAAATGTTAAATACCTGTTCATTTTATATTGATATTGCGTTACAAACATAAAATCCGGATTTTTTCACCTTTTACCATAATCTTGTCCGCAGGTATATCAACAAAAAAGCTCCATTCTGCATACCACAAATCAGCCTATTTTTTTAACAGGCACAAATATTAACAAATGTTACTAATTCCACTTAATATATTGTAATTCAATAAGTAAAGATTTTTACTCTGGTTGAAAATATGTTTTTATAAGGTTTATAACAACAAATGCAAGTACCTTTGAAAAATATTGCTAACAGAACTAACAGCATATAATCATATAGTAATAGGAATTCAAAATTCTTTTATATGTAATTTTGTTAATGAATTAAATGTGAATAAATGCAATTATCTGATGGAAAAGGGATTTAGACTGGGAAATATGCAAAAATACGGATGGTACTGTTTGTTTTTCCTTGAAATACTTATCAGTTTTTCATCTGAAACTATAGCTCAGGAAAAGAAAGAATATTCTGTTCTGTACTATCCGAACGGCGCGAAAGCCAGCGAAGGCTATATGCGTGATGGTCAACCAGATGGATACTGGATATCCTATTATCCGAATGGTACAAAAAAGTCTGAAGGAAACAGAAAAAATTTTCTTCTTGATAGTATTTGGGTGTTTTATAATCAGTTAGGCGATACAGCAGAGAAAATTTCTTATGTCCTGGGAAAAAAGAATGGTTATAGCTTAAAATATGGTTACGTAAACGATAGGGTAGGCAAGGAAAGAGTGATAATAGTGGCGAAGGAGTTATATATTAATGATGTTAAAGAGGGAAACAGCTACTACTATGACAAGCAGGGAAATCTGAGGGAAATTGTAAAATATAGAAAAGGGAAGCGAGATGGAATAACGTTTGTTTTTAACAAAGACAGCATGCTTACTGAAATAAGAGAATACAGAAATGATTTTCCGGTACTTTTGGAAAGATTGAACAGGTATGATTCTCTCGGTAGAAAAGATGGGATATGGAGAGAATATTTCCCGGATGGCAAAATTAAAGAAGAAGCTGTTTATAAAAATGGAGTCTATAATGGAATAATGAAAAGATTCAATGAAAAAGGTGCATTGATTCTGTCATTGCTGTATAAAGACGGTCGCATAGTTGAAGAGAATCCAAAACTGGAAAAAGCTGCTGAAGTTAAGACAAAAATAAATAGTGAAGGATGGGTCGAATTCAACGGGGCTTTTATTGATGACTCTGTTCCTGTGGGCATCCATAGGTGGTATAACAAGGATGGTAAGGTGATTCGGGCTGAGCTCTATGGTACGGACGGAAAACTGATATCGGAAGGAATAATTGATAATGAAGGAAAACGCGAAGGAATGACTGTTTTTTATTATCCTGATAGGAAAATATTATCAAAAGGTGAGTATAAGGATAACAAAAGGGAAGGCAGATGGAAATTCTATGGAATAAATGGAGTTTTGGAGCAGGAAGGTGAGTTCAGAAATGATATGCCAAATGGATTATGGACATGGTACTATCCGGATCAGACTATTAAAAGGACGGAAGCTTTCCTGAATGGAAAAGAAGATGGAGAATACATGGAATATGATAACGGGGGAAAAATCATTGCAAAAGGAGTTTTCGTAGAAGGAGAAAAGGAAGGGGAGTGGTTTTATCATGTTGGAGATCATAGCGAAATAGGAAAGTATATTAGCGGTCTAAGAGATGGCATTTGGCGATATTATTACGAAAATGGAAATTTGCAGTTCGAAGGAAGATATGTTCAAGGTAACCTGGATGGAAAAGTTAAATGGTTTTATGACGATGGGAAAATCATGGAGGAGCAATACTATATTAACGGAATAAGAGAAAAGACTTGGAAGAAATATGACAGACAGGGAAATATTGTTCTTACGGTTACCTATGCCGAAGATGTAGAGGTGAGAATAAACGGTGTAAAAGTTGAAGATTCGGAAAGGGAAATAAAACTTATAAGATAGTATCGGATGGCGAAAAAGGATGAAAGAAAAATTATTAGCCTTGAGACCAGTGATCCCGATTTTGAGAACAAACTGCGTCCTTCAAATTTTGGGGATTTCAAGGGGCAGGAAAATATTGTAAGCAATCTGAAGATTTTCGTGCAGGCTGCAAAAAACAGGAAGGAGTCTTTAGATCATGTTCTGCTGCATGGGCCTCCGGGACTGGGAAAGACAACCTTGGCGAGTATCATTGCAAATGAAATGAATGTCGGACTGAGAACTACATCAGGTCCGGTACTTGATAAGCCTGGTGATCTTGCGGGAATACTTACCAGCCTGGAAGAAAATGATGTACTATTCATCGATGAAATTCACAGACTTTCACCCGTAGTGGAAGAATACCTCTATTCAGCCATGGAAGACTATTGCATTGATATATTGCTGGATAAGGGTCCTAATGCAAGATCAGTACAGTTGAAACTTAATCGGTTCACACTGGTTGGGGCTACTACAAGGTCTGGTTTACTCACTAGCCCATTGCGTGCACGATTCGGAATAAATTTGCATCTGGAATATTATAAGGCGAATGTCCTGAAGGATATTGTTCTGAGATCGGCGAAAATTCTTAGAATAGAAATTGACGACGAGGCTGCTGAAGAAATATCAAGAAGAAGCAGAGGAACACCGCGAATTGCAAACGCCATCTTAAGAAGGGTTAGAGACTTCGCACAAATTAAAGGCGATGGAAAAATCGATCTGAAAATTACCTTATATGCATTAAATGCTTTGGATATTGATACCCACGGTCTTGACTTTATGGACAATAAAATTTTAATGACGATAATTCAGAAATTTAAAGGAGGCCCTGTTGGATTAAAGACGATTGCTACGGCTGTTGGAGAAGACGAAGAAACAATTGAGGAAGTTTATGAACCATTCTTGATTCAGGAAGGCTTTATGAAGCGAACTCCACGAGGCAGAGAAGTTACAGAACTGGCGTATAGGCATTTTAACCTGAAAAGTGAAATAAGAAATGGAAAACTTTTTTAATATTGCCAAAAATTTAGAATATGAGAAATTTTATGAAATTTTCCGGAATTGTTTTAAACATACTGGGAGTAATTGCCCTGTTGATTCATCAGATAAAGTCTGAAACTTCAAATTCACTTCTTGTTGTTGGTATTAGTTTGATGCTGTTGGGATTGGTATTCTTTATACTTATTAATAAATTCGCTGAAGATTAGCTCATATTGGCCAACTTCTGAAGAAAAGGACGATTAAGTATCTTTATCTTCCGGCCCGACAAATCTATTAGTTTATCATCTTTGAATTCTGAAAGCAGTCGGATTGTGGACTCTGTTGCTGTGCCCACAATGTTGGCCATTTCTTCCCGCGTAAGGGAAAGATTAATAAATCCCTGAGAATCTGTACCAAAAGTCTTTTCAATATGAAGGAGAACTTCAGCCAGCCTTTCTCTTACCGTTTTTTGCGCAATGTCAGTTATATACTCGTTGGCTTCGCCTAATTCCTGGCAGATGAGCTGTATTAAATCAAGGGCAAAGGTGCCGTCTGCCTTTACAAGATGTATAAGGAAAAAACCTGGAATAAAAAGAAGAGTGCTGTCTTCGTGAACCTGAGCGCTGGTACAGGCGGGTTCATTGCTGAATAATGAACGGAAAGCTATTATATCGCCTGGTCGTGCAAAACGTATGATCTGCTCCTTGCCATCTGCTCCTGTCTTGAAAATTTTTATAATCCCGCGAAGTACAAAGTAGGAACCGGATATATTGTTACCCTGGCGGTAAATAAGCTTATTGCGCTGATATGTAACTTGTTCAGAAATTGTAATAATTTCATCTATCTTGATCGGTGGAAGATGACGGAAAACCGAGTTAGGTAAGCCGAATATCGGAAAAATTTGTGAACTTTCAACAGGATGTTGATTCATAAACCATTGCATTTATTCAATACGTAAAATGTAGATGAGGCGAAAACTGGTGAAGGAAGCGGATATCGTTTTCAAAATAAAGACGAAGATCGCGCACCTGAAATGTGAGCTGTGCTATCCGTTCAATTCCCATTCCAAAGGCGTATCCTGAATAAATTGATGGATCAATCCCATTAAGTGAAAGAACATTGGGGTCTACCATTCCGCAACCAAGAATTTCTAGCCAGCCGGTATATTTGCAAATATTACAGCCATTTCCCTTGCATATGGTGCAGGATACATCAAATTCAGCTGATGGCTCCGTAAAAGGAAAAAAGGAAGGCCGAAGGCGAACCTTTGTATTTTGTCCAAACATCTCACGGGCAAAATATAGCAATGTCTGCTTGAGATCAGCAAAAGATACATTTTTGTCAATGTATAAACCCTCAACTTGATGAAAAATGCAATGAGCACGCGCAGATATTGCTTCGTTACGAAATACTCGTCCGGGCATGATCATTCGTATCGGAGGTTGTGTGTTTTCCATAACTCTTACCTGGACGGAGGAGGTGTGTGTTCGTAAAAGAATATCAGGATTTTGTTCGATAAAGAAGGTATCCTGCATGTCCCTGGCAGGATGCTCAGGTGGAAAATTGAGGGCACTGAATACATGCCAGTCGTCTTCAATCTCCGGACCATCAGCAATAGTAAAACCCAGACGGGAAAAAATCTCTAATATTTCTTTCCTTACAATGGAAATTGGATGCCGCGAAGACAAAGGAATGTTTTGTCCGGGCAGGGAAAGATCAGAAACTTTTGAAATAGGTCCGGTTGTTTGTTTTAAGTATTCCTGGAATTGTTCATATTTTGAAACAGCTGCGTTTTTTAGATCATTTAAAAGACGGCCTGTTTCTTTCTTTTGTTCCTGAGGAAGGTGTTTGAATTGATCAAATAACTCCGACAATATACCTTTCTTGCTGAGGAAGCGTAAGCGAAATTCTTCAAGTTCAGAAGATGTACCGGGGTGAAAAGAATGAATTTCTTCTAAGTAATTGTTAATTAGATCTTTCATATGTTATTCTATTTCTTTATTAAGGATATTTTCATTTTGACATCATGAAGGGGACGATCATTTTTGTCCCTTTCAAGGGAAGCTATCTTATCGGCTACTTCCATACCTTGAACAACTTCTCCAAAAATTGTGTATGAATTATCGAGATGGGGTGCTCCTCCTATCGTTTTATATACCGTGCGTTGCTCTGGAGAAAACCGGAATAGAGGCAGTTGAGACATTCTGATTCGGGCTGAATCTGAAGCTATGGCTGAAAGAAGATTACGATCAGGCGTCTGACCTGATTGTTCTGCCAGCTTTTTCTGCTCTTCCAGGATACGAAAATAAAGATTCTGGAAAGTTTGTTGCTGAATATAGTTCTCTATTTTATTAAGCTCATCGTCAGTGTAACTCCGCCCGGTGACAATGTAAAACTGTGAGCCGCTGGAAAGTCTGTATGGATTTGAGGCGTCACCTTCTCGGGCTGCCGCAAGAACTCCTCGTTTGTGAAAATGGGATGAAACTATTTCTGGTTCGAGCGTATAATCAGGTCCTCCATTACCAAGAAGAGCTCCGACAGGGGCATTTTTTGAGTCAGGATCACCCCCCTGAATCATAAAGGAAGGAATCACACGATGAAACAAAAGATCGTCAAAGTAGTGGTTTTTTACAAGGGAAAGGAAATTCTCCCGGTGTTTCGGTGTATCTGTATATAACTTAACATACATTGACCCAAATTCCGTGTCAATCCGTATATCAGAATTTTGTGTATTTGTAGTAGTTTTGCAGGAATTAGGAACGAGGATAAGAAGAGTTCCTGTTAATAAGATATAGAACTTGGAAAGCATAATACGTCAACTTTTGAGGTGCAAATGTATTAAAATTGTATTTCTTTTTTAACAGTTACTATGAAGAAGCGATTATGCATAGCCGGCTATACTGGATTCATTGGAAGACATATTGTACCAATGTTTGAGGAAAGCGGATTTGAAGTTTTAGGAATACAAAAAAAGGATATAGTCGAGGGAAATCTTGATGAAATTGTTCGTGTTGTAGATGGTTGTGATGCTGTTATTAATCTGGCCGGAGTTTCTATTAATCGGCGATGGAATAAAAAGAATAAAGAATTAATTAGAAGTAGCAGGATAATATCAACTACCTTGATTGTTAGCGCTGTGGAAATGTCAAAAAAACGGCCGGATGTTTTCATCAATGCCAGTGGAGTTGATATTTATCCACCATCACGCATTTGCGATGAAAATTGTACAGAAAAGAATAACTCTTTTTTGTCGGATGTAATTAGTGAATGGGAGAATACAGCTGATCAAATGAATAAGCTTGGTGTAAGAACTGTAAAAACTCGGTTTGGTATTGTATTAGGGAAAGATGGTGGGGTTTTTAAAATTTTTAATGAAAATACAAGAAAATTTGTTGGTGTTGTTTTCGGAAATGGTAGGCAACATATGCCGGTTGTGCATATTTATGATGTCTTTTCGGCAATGAAATTTATTCTAGAAAATGAGACTTTGTACGGTGCTGTTAATGTAGTTGCTCCCTTTGATTGCAGACAGATTGATATTGTTGAAAAGATTAGTGAAAAATATGGAAAGAAGTTTAAAATTCAAATTAATAAATGGATCGTTAAGTCTTTTGCTGGTGAAATGTCTTGTCTTTTGTTGGACGATAGAATCGTTTATCCTAAGAAACTGATTGAAAATGGATTTAAATTTAAATTTGATAATTTCAACGCAATAGCTGAAAATTTGATGTATAAATAGCGTGGGAAAAATTCAAAGGCTTATTGGACAGACATTAATATATGGTCTTGGAACAATGATACCAAGGCTATTAAATTTCGTTATCCTTACTCCATATTATACAAGAATATTTAAACCTGATGAATATGGTATAATTACAGAATTGTACGCCTATATTATTGTATTACAAGTATTACTCACTTATGGTATGGAAACGGGATATTTCCGTTTCAGTAGAGATGAAAAAAGAAAAGGACTTATATATAGTATCGTTCAGACTTCCGTGCTGTTCACATCGGTTTTATTTATTATTGTAACCTTTTTACTGGGTAAAAGTATTGCAAATGTATTAGGTTACGAAAATAAGGTTATTTTAATCTTTGCAGTTGGACTTATTGTTTCTATGGATGCTTTTTCAGCTATTCCATTTGCTAAATTGAGAATGGAAGGAAAAGCAATGAAGTTCGCAATAATAAAAATAATAAATGTGGTTATTACATTAATACTTGTTTTTGGATTTTTAAGTTTTTTCCCTGCA
The genomic region above belongs to Bacteroidales bacterium and contains:
- the hemW gene encoding radical SAM family heme chaperone HemW, with the protein product MAGIYFHIPFCKSSCVYCDFYHTIDLRRMQELGECLQKEMEERRGYLGKEAVESIYFGGGTPSLMAPDFYKKCIDNIKNWFQVDSCPEITLEANPDDISRDFVQALRRAGINRISLGVQSFQDFVLKFMDRRHTAGKAMEAIDILRQEGIPSISIDLIYGSPGYTADHLFQDLHILERFDIPHFSAYLLTPEKGTVLYQDIVEEEVSLPGEEEQFEQYMMLCEFSASLGYRHYEISNFCREGFMARHNKGYWEGKIYCGIGPSAHSYNGISRRWNISSLYHYILAIKEGKRYYEEEQLSDKDLYNEYLLTALRTDDGVTEEEIREKFGEELARYFIKGISKYAGKGHIEVKRGRYRLTNTGMFISDTIISSLFIPNSSIEKLN
- the ruvB gene encoding Holliday junction branch migration DNA helicase RuvB; translated protein: MAKKDERKIISLETSDPDFENKLRPSNFGDFKGQENIVSNLKIFVQAAKNRKESLDHVLLHGPPGLGKTTLASIIANEMNVGLRTTSGPVLDKPGDLAGILTSLEENDVLFIDEIHRLSPVVEEYLYSAMEDYCIDILLDKGPNARSVQLKLNRFTLVGATTRSGLLTSPLRARFGINLHLEYYKANVLKDIVLRSAKILRIEIDDEAAEEISRRSRGTPRIANAILRRVRDFAQIKGDGKIDLKITLYALNALDIDTHGLDFMDNKILMTIIQKFKGGPVGLKTIATAVGEDEETIEEVYEPFLIQEGFMKRTPRGREVTELAYRHFNLKSEIRNGKLF
- a CDS encoding Rrf2 family transcriptional regulator, with product MLSNTSKYAIRAMIYIASHSSKSKRLGIKVIAKELQIPAFFLGKILQVLARKKLLDSMKGPTGGFTLGKPAEKITLLQIIETVDNTDFLNQCIIGSARCSMRHKPCVLHEKYAPIRDTFREMLANETIADVLKGEETI
- the vanZ gene encoding VanZ family protein, with the translated sequence MYNKDNIFWWVASLVWIILIGILSLLPPSELSGWSFLHIPGMDKVLHALFYVILAIFLSNTMFQELKTSKLKIRIMTILLCLSYGLLIEFLQPLTGRSKSFYDLLADMGGAIVGTLLFYQIRKIKIRWLG
- a CDS encoding BamA/TamA family outer membrane protein, with the protein product MHLRSKIWFLSLILCLQAFGLKAQNSPNRPRVGLVLSGGAAKGLAHIGVLKVLEEAGIPIDMVAGTSMGSIVGGLYALGYSADSLEKIALSQNWAALLLDEVSRDNYSNDEKDEFDKYMVSFPVKDLRPRLPGGLKTGQNISLFLNRLTLPAYSVSDFNQLPRPFLCIAADIVTGDEVVLRKGNLAQALRASMAIPSVFTPVQIDNHLLVDGGIVNNFPADHLKEMGADIIIGVNLGFRLHSENELNSLSSILEQSVFFRAAERNKQNQKLVDILIQPDVYKNFTAASFNEAAKLIAEGERAARAVWPQLKALADSLAKYQPSSPPSLPPTPEFLDITSININGLKNVSKSFVLNKIKFDVPGYYSIQEIENAVELLYGTRFFSKVEYALVQNPDSGVNLIFDLDEIDYDLLRVGGKYDSEYKATLLVNTTFRNLFLKGSRLTLDFRLGDLSRIKAAYTIHSALHTARREQWINAPWLLAVFPDVTLSTEFSRYNYYTYSGNIKSALYNISKTNLQLKSTNNFSNSVSLSSDLSLDYSATDAKFVTYNLSESYSHLFASLGTTLLVDTRDSYFVPNRGLYTFLRAEAIQDISSGKNDIEDIVRLIGKWSISLPLVRNKLVLSPQTMIGYNFKPVSVPDYSLYIGGNSIHPVNEGSFPFPGIEYFERSGQAVFVQNVQFQFQMFQNHYIIAQGNMGSAQESIYNLLVNRPFYGVCLSYCYNSVVGPLIISVHSSEIHPAPGFFLSFGYRL
- a CDS encoding Crp/Fnr family transcriptional regulator, with product MQWFMNQHPVESSQIFPIFGLPNSVFRHLPPIKIDEIITISEQVTYQRNKLIYRQGNNISGSYFVLRGIIKIFKTGADGKEQIIRFARPGDIIAFRSLFSNEPACTSAQVHEDSTLLFIPGFFLIHLVKADGTFALDLIQLICQELGEANEYITDIAQKTVRERLAEVLLHIEKTFGTDSQGFINLSLTREEMANIVGTATESTIRLLSEFKDDKLIDLSGRKIKILNRPFLQKLANMS
- the rpiB gene encoding ribose 5-phosphate isomerase B; this translates as MEKKIAIASDHAGYFMKQRIIEYLKNMGYTVKDFGAYNSDSSDYPDFGHLIAEAIERGQYPLGITLCGTGNGINMTANKHQGIRSAVCWNEQIASLARQHNNANICALPARFISEMEAFKIVKAFLEASFEGGRHERRIQKIPVKS